Below is a window of Campylobacter concisus DNA.
TACATCTTCAAATGTAAGTTCACCGAAGTATTCCTTGGCTTTTTTCTTAAGGATATCTTTTTTATATTTAGTTCCAGGTGTGAAGAAAAATCTTTTTGTTTTTTTTGAAAAAATTTCAGGAATATCCTTTTGGTATAAAGTTTTTATATCGTCTGCTCTTTTACCGATTGCCAATAAGCCAGCAATTATTGCACCGGTCGACGTTCCGGCAATTAAGTCAAAGTATTCACCCAGTGATTTTTTTGATTCATCTTTGGTATTTAAAATTTTTTCTATATTTTCCAATATGCAAGCCGTTAGAAAACCCCTAACTCCACCACCGTCTAATGTTAATATTTTCATGGCAGCTTTCCCTAACGAACAAAATTTACATCAAGCCTATATCCAGCAGCATTGGCATAGGCATTTAAAGTAGAAATTGTTGGTGAAATTTTAGAGTTTAGGCTCTCTAGTCTTGAGATATTACTTTTACTAGTATTCATTCTACTTGCTATCTCTTCTTGAGTCAGATTTGCAGCTTTTCTAATCTTAATAAGCTTTAACTTTAAATCAAATTCAACTTCAAGTTTATCGTATTCTTTTTTTACCTCGCTTCTTTTTAGAGCTTTTTCTTTAAAGTCCTCAAATGTTGGTCTCATTTTATCTCCTTTGCTCTTTGCATAATGATCTTCATATCTTTTTTAGGAATGGTGTCTGATTTTTTAATGAGCGTATGCAAA
It encodes the following:
- a CDS encoding helix-turn-helix domain-containing protein, whose protein sequence is MRPTFEDFKEKALKRSEVKKEYDKLEVEFDLKLKLIKIRKAANLTQEEIASRMNTSKSNISRLESLNSKISPTISTLNAYANAAGYRLDVNFVR